A genome region from Acinetobacter lwoffii includes the following:
- the purN gene encoding phosphoribosylglycinamide formyltransferase, which translates to MIKIAVLVSGSGSNLQALIDANLSGQIVGVISNKPEAFALTRAQHAGIQTAVIEHKQYPSREAFDDVMHQQLLDWDVDLVVLAGFMRILSEKFVKAWEGKMLNIHPSLLPYYKGMHTHQRVLNTGDVLHGCTVHYVTAELDAGQALAQGVLKVSHHDTVENLATRVHSLEHVIYPQVVEWICSGTIQHTEDGVLYRNEKMQAPVQFCKF; encoded by the coding sequence ATGATTAAAATTGCTGTACTTGTTTCAGGTAGCGGATCAAATCTGCAAGCCTTGATTGATGCCAATCTTTCAGGGCAAATTGTGGGCGTGATTTCCAACAAACCTGAAGCCTTTGCTTTAACGCGTGCACAACACGCAGGCATTCAGACTGCAGTTATTGAACACAAGCAATATCCAAGTCGTGAAGCTTTTGATGATGTGATGCATCAACAGCTTTTGGACTGGGATGTAGATCTAGTGGTACTTGCCGGCTTTATGCGAATTTTAAGTGAAAAATTTGTGAAAGCCTGGGAAGGGAAAATGTTGAATATTCATCCGTCCCTATTGCCTTATTATAAAGGCATGCATACGCATCAGCGCGTACTCAATACCGGTGATGTTCTGCACGGTTGTACGGTGCATTATGTCACGGCTGAGCTGGATGCAGGCCAAGCACTTGCGCAAGGTGTTCTCAAGGTTTCTCACCACGATACGGTAGAAAATTTGGCAACACGTGTGCATAGCCTCGAGCATGTGATCTATCCACAAGTCGTAGAATGGATTTGTAGCGGTACGATTCAACATACTGAAGATGGTGTGCTGTATCGAAATGAGAAAATGCAAGCGCCTGTTCAATTCTGCAAGTTCTAA
- the purM gene encoding phosphoribosylformylglycinamidine cyclo-ligase: MSNSTSTPNTGLSYKDAGVDIEAGDALVDRIKSVAKRTSRPEVMGGLGGFGALCKIPKGYEEPVLVSGTDGVGTKLRLALNLNRHDTIGQDLVAMCVNDLLVCGAEPLFFLDYYATGHLNVDVAANVVTGIGAGCELAGCALVGGETAEMPGMYEGEDYDLAGFCVGVVEQSKIIDGSKVKAGDVLIGVASSGAHSNGYSLLRKILDVKNVDLNQIVDGRPLADVAMEPTRIYVKPILELLKHVDVHAMAHITGGGLPGNLPRVLPNGAQALVNESSWEWPELFKLLQREGGVDQFEMYRTFNCGVGMVLVVDAADADKTVELLNQLGEKAWAMGQIQDHAESVAGADEKIRVIFA, translated from the coding sequence ATGAGCAACTCAACTTCTACCCCAAACACTGGTTTAAGCTACAAAGATGCAGGTGTCGACATTGAGGCGGGCGACGCGTTAGTCGATCGTATCAAATCTGTCGCTAAGCGTACCTCACGTCCCGAAGTTATGGGCGGTCTAGGTGGCTTTGGTGCACTTTGTAAAATTCCTAAAGGTTATGAAGAACCTGTTCTCGTATCTGGCACAGATGGTGTTGGTACAAAATTACGTCTGGCACTGAATTTGAACCGTCATGACACAATTGGTCAAGACCTGGTTGCAATGTGCGTGAATGACCTTCTTGTCTGTGGTGCTGAACCACTGTTCTTCCTTGATTATTATGCAACTGGTCACTTAAATGTTGATGTTGCTGCAAATGTAGTCACTGGTATTGGCGCTGGTTGTGAACTTGCTGGCTGTGCATTAGTTGGCGGTGAAACTGCTGAAATGCCAGGCATGTATGAAGGCGAAGATTACGATCTTGCAGGTTTCTGTGTCGGTGTTGTTGAGCAAAGTAAAATTATTGATGGCTCTAAAGTCAAAGCGGGTGACGTTTTAATTGGTGTAGCTTCTTCAGGTGCGCACTCAAACGGCTACTCACTGCTTCGTAAAATCCTGGACGTGAAAAACGTTGACCTGAATCAAATCGTCGATGGCCGCCCACTTGCAGATGTTGCAATGGAACCAACACGCATTTATGTAAAACCAATTCTTGAACTGTTAAAACACGTTGATGTCCATGCGATGGCACACATCACCGGTGGTGGTTTACCAGGTAACTTGCCTCGCGTACTTCCAAACGGTGCTCAAGCGCTGGTAAATGAATCTTCTTGGGAATGGCCTGAGCTATTCAAGCTTCTACAACGTGAAGGCGGCGTAGACCAGTTTGAAATGTACCGTACTTTCAACTGTGGCGTCGGCATGGTGCTGGTTGTTGATGCTGCGGATGCAGACAAAACTGTTGAATTACTCAACCAGCTTGGTGAAAAAGCATGGGCGATGGGTCAGATTCAAGACCATGCTGAATCGGTTGCAGGTGCAGACGAAAAAATTCGTGTGATCTTCGCGTAA
- the hda gene encoding DnaA regulatory inactivator Hda — MRQLQLDIEPQLDARISDFSGPGWGHVIDAVRQLHAGLINQFYVYGGAGTGKSHLLSAICDSYLEVGKSAIQVSLLELLDAPTEAITSLDRFDLVALDDIEAISGVPHWQRAVFHLINYNNEGGGQLVFSSRFAPIELKLELPDLQSRLTQAVSTRVPSGSLYADRYALVSSVLDRRGIHLDPQIFDYLLSHGPHQTSVLLQRLEQIIQLLKGEKLKVSNANLRQIYALIDEYR; from the coding sequence ATGCGTCAATTGCAGTTAGATATAGAACCTCAGCTCGATGCCCGAATCAGTGATTTTTCAGGGCCGGGTTGGGGGCATGTCATTGATGCTGTCCGTCAATTACATGCAGGCCTGATCAACCAATTTTATGTCTATGGGGGAGCCGGTACAGGTAAAAGTCATTTGTTGTCTGCCATCTGTGACTCTTATCTGGAAGTAGGTAAATCTGCAATTCAGGTATCTTTGCTTGAGCTTTTAGATGCACCGACTGAGGCGATTACTTCTCTAGATCGTTTTGATCTGGTAGCACTTGATGATATCGAAGCGATTAGTGGCGTACCCCATTGGCAACGCGCAGTATTTCACTTGATTAATTATAATAATGAAGGTGGTGGGCAGTTGGTGTTTTCGTCACGTTTTGCACCTATCGAACTCAAACTCGAATTGCCAGATTTACAATCCCGTCTCACGCAGGCGGTCAGTACCCGTGTTCCGAGTGGCAGTTTGTATGCTGATCGCTATGCGCTGGTTTCCTCGGTGCTTGATCGTCGTGGGATCCATCTAGACCCTCAAATTTTTGACTATTTACTCAGCCATGGACCGCATCAAACTTCAGTACTGCTTCAAAGATTAGAGCAGATTATTCAATTACTTAAAGGGGAAAAATTGAAAGTCAGCAATGCTAATCTGCGGCAGATATATGCCTTGATTGACGAATATCGGTAA
- the cxpE gene encoding chloramphenicol efflux transporter CxpE: MVDRTLRRILILAGIALILWVLYLLKPVVVPFVAAFLIAYLFSPLVNVLHRIGLARWLSISIVFIGIGIVVTLVMWYLVPLVWQQLMYARDSIPAGIHWINYTFLPWLSDSFNLVPMEIDTDQISSVVMDYVQTNYSADSIQAMLLKLAQSGLNFIQIGGTIVLIPIIAFYFLLDWDRMLDSLRRLIPRPYEKTTLTIVSECHSVLGAFVKGQFLVMVLLGVVYAVGLQLIGLEIGLIIGMIAGLCSIIPYLGFAVGIIAAVIATFFQFGIDWWQLVLVGIVFMVGQAVEGYILQPFLLGDKIGLSPVAVVFAVLAGAQLAGFLGMLIALPVAAVIVVLLRHIREYYEHTPFYGDRAVIIQDASTGSINIETADLDVDIEMKKPQKKPLQAEENSSKIHDPHRKDS; the protein is encoded by the coding sequence ATGGTCGATCGTACTTTACGGCGCATTCTTATACTTGCTGGTATAGCATTGATACTTTGGGTTTTATATCTGCTTAAACCAGTTGTAGTTCCTTTTGTTGCAGCTTTTCTAATTGCTTATTTATTTAGCCCCTTGGTTAATGTTTTGCACCGCATTGGGCTGGCTCGATGGCTCTCGATCAGTATCGTATTTATCGGGATTGGGATCGTGGTTACATTGGTGATGTGGTATCTGGTGCCACTAGTCTGGCAGCAGCTGATGTATGCGCGTGATAGCATTCCGGCCGGGATTCACTGGATCAATTACACGTTCCTACCTTGGCTTTCCGATAGCTTTAATCTGGTTCCGATGGAGATCGATACTGACCAGATTTCCTCAGTAGTAATGGACTATGTCCAGACCAATTATAGTGCTGACAGTATTCAGGCAATGCTGCTGAAACTGGCACAATCTGGTCTGAACTTTATCCAGATTGGTGGCACGATTGTCCTGATTCCGATTATTGCCTTTTATTTCTTGCTGGATTGGGATCGTATGTTAGACAGCTTACGCCGTCTAATTCCCCGTCCTTATGAAAAAACAACCTTAACTATTGTGAGTGAATGTCATAGTGTGTTAGGTGCCTTTGTCAAAGGTCAGTTCCTAGTCATGGTTCTGCTGGGCGTAGTCTATGCAGTGGGACTGCAACTGATTGGCCTAGAGATTGGCTTGATCATTGGGATGATTGCCGGATTGTGCAGTATCATTCCGTATCTTGGTTTTGCGGTTGGAATTATTGCCGCAGTCATTGCAACCTTTTTCCAATTTGGAATCGACTGGTGGCAACTGGTATTGGTCGGGATTGTCTTTATGGTCGGGCAGGCCGTCGAAGGCTATATTCTGCAACCGTTCTTGCTAGGTGATAAAATCGGTCTTTCTCCTGTAGCTGTAGTGTTTGCAGTTCTGGCAGGTGCACAACTGGCCGGTTTCTTGGGCATGCTGATTGCCTTACCGGTGGCAGCCGTGATTGTGGTACTGCTGCGGCATATCCGTGAGTATTATGAACATACGCCATTTTATGGTGATCGGGCTGTTATCATACAAGATGCCTCTACCGGTTCAATCAATATTGAAACAGCAGACTTAGATGTTGATATTGAAATGAAAAAGCCACAGAAAAAACCGCTGCAAGCAGAGGAGAACTCAAGTAAAATTCACGATCCACATCGTAAAGACTCATAA
- a CDS encoding CSLREA domain-containing protein: MKNYKKGLLAAMILSAMSLMAAEDKTIYVTTFADEDGENNNACSLREAIKTAKLDKSYGGCNVGRTLRLDGSAADVIQLEAGEYKLDKELIVESALKIYGKTPLNYASRSPITLLYPTREALKSTISGQGKTRLFNSMASQSSLEIHHLILKDGYAAINTLDKGNGGTFYVAGPLSINTSEIVNSRAAAEGGAIYSVAMNTERNIVIQDSLIQKNQASSYGSVLAMDCQGNLGTTQTNVKINSSSIVKNGSDTANSIIDFCGYATVEIVNSTIAKNTASTTGHIVRMTNEVNRPLSKFSSLTALSNTIVENTAQSTLFYDNTGFRYFNFNILAFNQGLSCEYALNQGNPTKAQRVEFSTIRNAIQTTGPSRCVLPELDEDTTSNNLDVSNNIISSLLTNYIEPAIDNRYLGLYYPRDNQTATDLVDIGVSGCIEQDQRGIDRVIGSTLTFDPSAKNTCEIGSVEIRRLTAADITDLQNKSLVELNDFYQENIDDLEEIIADKNTPENELPGLKEELKSYQDLLKYTKQYQKYRAIYINPFILAMPQETLTNDKIQIKALNSENYEVSVKTLGVGKLIGTGNSTTVEGNPNDPNLKCEWKPDLNRIMMYRTDGKQTSSVDMEFCSYTLKDQATGVSSAGLLRAAFNNIAPIAKDDEYRLSPENNLTVTVNPLENDSDDGDGPLPSGKSAFYQDKDGKEIPIHIVKLPAGVSLKAERQGACPDTYQNQTCYGGQLTFSVKNNLSQANYSMDYAIFDADEKMSEKATILLRNTVKNTNTSSSGGGAIGMWGLLGLLGLAAYRRLRK, encoded by the coding sequence ATGAAAAATTATAAAAAAGGACTGCTTGCGGCCATGATTTTATCTGCCATGAGTTTGATGGCAGCCGAAGATAAAACGATATATGTGACTACTTTTGCTGATGAAGATGGCGAGAATAATAATGCCTGTTCTTTGCGAGAAGCCATTAAAACTGCAAAACTGGATAAATCTTATGGCGGATGTAATGTAGGACGTACGCTTCGATTGGATGGTTCAGCTGCAGATGTGATTCAGCTTGAAGCAGGCGAGTACAAATTAGATAAAGAGCTGATCGTAGAGTCAGCGCTCAAAATTTATGGGAAAACTCCGCTTAATTATGCTAGTCGTAGTCCAATTACGCTATTATATCCAACCCGGGAGGCTTTAAAAAGTACTATTTCGGGCCAGGGGAAAACCAGATTATTTAATAGTATGGCCAGTCAATCCAGTCTGGAAATTCATCATCTGATCTTAAAGGATGGCTATGCAGCAATAAATACCTTGGATAAAGGGAATGGCGGTACTTTTTATGTAGCAGGGCCTTTAAGTATTAATACCAGTGAAATAGTAAATTCCCGAGCAGCTGCAGAAGGTGGTGCGATTTATAGTGTAGCAATGAATACGGAAAGGAATATTGTCATTCAGGATTCTTTGATTCAAAAAAATCAGGCGAGTTCATATGGTAGTGTTCTGGCGATGGATTGTCAGGGAAATTTAGGTACAACTCAAACCAATGTGAAAATTAATTCCAGTAGTATTGTTAAAAATGGTTCAGACACTGCTAACAGTATTATTGATTTTTGTGGCTATGCCACAGTAGAAATTGTTAACTCTACTATTGCGAAGAATACTGCCAGTACCACAGGACATATTGTGCGTATGACGAATGAAGTTAATCGTCCGCTCAGTAAATTCTCCAGTTTAACTGCATTAAGTAATACTATTGTTGAAAATACAGCCCAATCTACTTTATTTTATGACAATACCGGGTTTAGGTATTTTAATTTCAATATTTTAGCCTTTAACCAAGGCCTGTCTTGTGAATATGCCTTAAATCAGGGAAATCCGACCAAGGCACAACGTGTTGAATTTTCTACAATTCGAAATGCAATTCAAACGACTGGGCCATCACGTTGCGTATTGCCAGAATTAGACGAAGATACTACTTCAAATAATCTTGATGTCTCTAACAATATAATCAGCAGTTTATTAACAAATTATATTGAGCCTGCTATTGATAATCGCTATTTAGGGCTGTATTACCCGCGTGATAATCAGACCGCAACGGATTTGGTAGATATCGGGGTGAGTGGCTGTATTGAACAAGACCAGCGTGGTATTGATCGTGTGATTGGATCCACATTAACATTTGATCCAAGTGCAAAAAATACTTGCGAGATCGGCTCAGTTGAAATCCGACGTTTGACTGCAGCCGATATTACGGACTTGCAAAATAAGAGTTTGGTAGAACTCAATGACTTTTATCAGGAGAATATAGATGATCTCGAAGAAATCATTGCTGATAAAAATACTCCAGAAAATGAGCTTCCTGGTTTAAAGGAAGAATTGAAAAGTTATCAGGATTTGCTTAAATATACCAAGCAATATCAGAAATATCGTGCAATCTATATTAATCCTTTTATCTTGGCTATGCCTCAAGAAACTCTAACCAATGATAAGATTCAAATTAAAGCCTTAAATTCAGAAAATTATGAGGTCAGTGTAAAAACTTTAGGTGTTGGTAAGTTAATTGGTACTGGTAATTCGACCACTGTGGAAGGAAATCCCAATGATCCAAATCTTAAATGTGAGTGGAAACCTGATTTAAACCGGATCATGATGTATCGCACTGATGGTAAGCAGACCAGTTCGGTTGATATGGAGTTCTGTAGTTATACACTTAAAGACCAGGCTACAGGTGTAAGCAGTGCTGGCCTCTTAAGAGCAGCTTTTAACAACATTGCACCAATTGCAAAAGATGATGAATATCGGCTTAGTCCAGAGAATAATCTTACAGTGACAGTCAATCCGCTTGAGAATGATAGTGATGATGGGGATGGGCCGCTACCATCAGGAAAGTCGGCTTTTTATCAAGATAAAGATGGAAAAGAGATCCCGATTCATATTGTTAAGCTGCCTGCGGGAGTTTCACTGAAGGCAGAGCGACAAGGAGCCTGTCCTGATACCTACCAAAATCAGACCTGTTATGGTGGACAGCTGACATTTAGTGTAAAAAATAATTTAAGCCAGGCAAATTACAGCATGGATTATGCGATTTTTGATGCTGATGAAAAAATGTCAGAAAAAGCAACAATCTTGTTACGTAATACAGTTAAAAATACGAATACGTCCTCAAGTGGTGGTGGAGCAATTGGAATGTGGGGGTTACTAGGATTATTAGGGCTCGCAGCTTATCGCCGCTTAAGAAAATAA
- the sppA gene encoding signal peptide peptidase SppA — MSDWPPKPENQIQNTQQPVQPTGPEWKLLEKAVLASVEEQRRARRWGIFFKFLTFAYLLVVILALGKSCSSVSSDASAGAGSHIAVVDIVGTIAADKQSVNSSNTIKSLKKAFENKQSKAVVLNINSPGGSPVQSDEIWQEIQYLKKQHPGKKLYAVIGDTGASGAYYIASAADEIIVNPSSLVGSIGVIMPNYGVTNLLQKLGVEDRTMTSGENKALLSMTQPVDPAQKAHVQGVLDNVHGHFINAVKQGRGNKLKSNDPAIFSGLFWTGDQAVKLGIADRIGSLNTLKRELKTEKALNYTIEYSPFESVLGRMGSSIGDGIASSVAQKLQSENSTTLQ, encoded by the coding sequence ATGTCCGATTGGCCACCAAAACCTGAAAATCAAATACAAAATACGCAACAACCAGTTCAACCGACTGGCCCGGAATGGAAACTGCTGGAAAAAGCAGTTTTAGCTTCGGTCGAGGAGCAGCGCCGTGCGCGCCGTTGGGGAATTTTCTTTAAATTCCTGACTTTTGCTTATCTGCTTGTGGTTATTCTGGCATTGGGCAAGAGCTGTAGTTCAGTCTCGTCAGATGCCAGCGCTGGTGCGGGTTCTCATATTGCAGTCGTGGATATTGTGGGTACGATTGCAGCCGACAAGCAGAGTGTCAACAGTAGCAATACCATCAAATCATTGAAAAAAGCCTTTGAAAATAAACAAAGCAAAGCAGTGGTACTAAATATCAACTCACCTGGCGGTTCACCGGTACAGTCGGATGAGATCTGGCAGGAAATTCAGTATCTGAAAAAACAGCATCCTGGGAAAAAACTGTATGCCGTGATTGGCGATACGGGGGCTTCAGGTGCTTATTATATTGCTTCAGCCGCGGATGAAATTATTGTCAATCCATCGAGTCTGGTTGGTTCAATTGGGGTAATCATGCCGAATTATGGTGTGACTAATCTATTGCAAAAGTTAGGCGTTGAAGATCGCACCATGACTTCAGGTGAAAATAAAGCTCTGTTGTCTATGACTCAGCCTGTTGATCCTGCACAAAAAGCCCATGTACAGGGTGTGCTAGATAATGTGCATGGTCACTTTATTAATGCAGTGAAACAGGGGCGTGGTAATAAATTGAAATCTAATGATCCTGCCATTTTCTCTGGTTTGTTCTGGACCGGTGATCAGGCGGTGAAATTAGGAATTGCGGATCGTATCGGTAGCTTAAATACTTTGAAACGTGAACTGAAAACTGAAAAAGCGTTGAATTACACCATTGAATATAGTCCATTTGAATCAGTCTTGGGTCGTATGGGTTCATCGATTGGGGATGGAATTGCTTCTTCGGTTGCACAGAAGCTTCAGTCAGAAAATAGCACGACACTGCAATGA
- the rbtA gene encoding rhombotarget A, whose translation MLKKSIGIALLCIAGQSYSADIIVTTTEDIEKDDKECSLREAVEYVNRGLAKAGFMGCGGENSSSTIILKEKNTYVLNQHIAIKKSLTIRAVAESDGEFSTDEKALGLHNAHIQMKGIDNLFRINSTDTLVQLNLKELDLEGCGKTSCAEQGGLIYNKGQLILEYNRLFNAAANLGGAIYNAGKFGQNLTSRAQIKNSLIENNKAQRGGILYSELPAFLIYQSVLKNNQTLDNSATNIYSAGQFADSSKDQGISGEILSSTILKNKGVLINVLDGVGLNNLTMVDNENTALRIYAPYGRAYVANSIILRNGTQDCQIITGDKSVSQNNLLTASCGVGDSVAPNQFWSGTRLFAESSDKSEGACQTLQENNNAILCPYSVPKGQFLGYMRPRILLNYILVSESPIVNRGTGLSLANPTVACEAADQRGINRLMDNLFCDRGAVEITIPISGSLVGQDLLKGEIAKFSIESYLGDSDLIPKEQCNAIVGQNPTGETWQDGCLKVVQTKTASKGKTVIDIHGNVVYTPDSTWHGADIFELQVVTSSTRFNKSKPYLTITTQIVQEPKNEMEDKAVKTSGGSWGCGGLLILLGLIGLRRGLKD comes from the coding sequence ATGCTCAAGAAGAGCATAGGCATAGCTTTGCTATGTATAGCGGGGCAGTCGTATAGTGCAGATATTATTGTAACCACTACAGAAGATATTGAAAAAGATGACAAGGAATGTTCACTTCGAGAAGCTGTTGAGTATGTTAACCGTGGCTTAGCCAAAGCAGGTTTTATGGGGTGTGGTGGGGAGAACTCATCCAGTACCATTATTTTAAAAGAAAAAAATACCTATGTGTTGAACCAGCATATTGCGATTAAAAAATCTCTTACCATCCGTGCGGTCGCAGAAAGTGATGGTGAATTCAGTACGGATGAAAAAGCATTAGGTTTGCATAATGCTCATATTCAAATGAAAGGTATCGATAATCTTTTCCGGATCAACAGTACAGATACATTGGTTCAGTTAAATTTGAAAGAACTGGATCTTGAAGGCTGTGGTAAAACCAGTTGTGCTGAACAAGGTGGCCTAATTTATAATAAAGGTCAGCTAATTCTAGAATATAACCGTCTATTTAATGCTGCTGCCAACTTGGGTGGGGCAATTTATAATGCTGGCAAGTTTGGACAGAACTTAACAAGCCGTGCACAAATTAAAAATAGTCTGATCGAAAATAATAAAGCCCAACGAGGCGGGATCCTGTATAGCGAGCTACCTGCTTTCCTCATTTATCAAAGTGTACTTAAAAATAACCAGACACTGGATAATTCAGCGACCAATATTTATAGCGCGGGACAGTTTGCTGACTCCAGTAAAGATCAAGGTATTAGTGGGGAAATATTAAGTAGTACGATACTAAAAAATAAGGGTGTACTCATTAATGTCCTGGACGGGGTGGGATTGAATAATCTCACCATGGTTGATAATGAAAATACTGCTTTACGTATCTATGCGCCGTATGGCAGAGCTTATGTAGCGAATAGTATTATTTTAAGAAATGGTACACAGGATTGCCAAATTATCACTGGTGACAAGTCTGTGTCGCAAAATAATCTGCTGACAGCCTCGTGTGGTGTAGGGGATTCCGTCGCACCGAACCAGTTCTGGAGTGGTACACGACTTTTTGCTGAATCCTCAGATAAAAGTGAAGGTGCTTGTCAGACCCTACAAGAAAATAATAATGCCATACTTTGTCCATACAGCGTTCCTAAAGGACAATTTCTCGGTTATATGCGCCCACGAATTTTGTTGAACTATATCCTTGTGAGTGAATCACCGATTGTGAATAGAGGCACAGGATTGAGTTTAGCAAATCCAACGGTAGCATGTGAAGCGGCAGATCAGCGCGGGATCAACCGTTTGATGGATAATCTGTTTTGTGATCGAGGTGCTGTTGAAATCACGATACCAATCTCAGGCAGTCTGGTGGGACAAGATCTGTTAAAGGGTGAAATCGCCAAGTTTTCAATTGAATCTTATCTGGGAGATAGTGATTTAATTCCAAAAGAACAGTGTAATGCTATTGTTGGTCAGAATCCGACGGGTGAGACTTGGCAAGATGGCTGTTTGAAAGTGGTACAAACCAAAACAGCTTCCAAGGGTAAAACAGTCATCGATATTCATGGCAATGTCGTTTATACCCCGGATTCTACCTGGCATGGAGCAGATATTTTCGAACTACAAGTGGTGACCTCATCGACACGGTTTAATAAAAGTAAACCTTATTTGACTATTACTACTCAAATTGTTCAGGAGCCAAAAAATGAAATGGAAGACAAAGCAGTCAAAACTTCAGGTGGTTCATGGGGTTGTGGTGGACTACTGATTTTACTCGGATTAATAGGTTTACGCCGTGGATTAAAAGATTAA
- a CDS encoding alpha/beta fold hydrolase translates to MKPLIHFAHANGVPSKVYQKLFDGLQDDYDVIYVPLLGPDKRYPVDNHWKSLTQQVIDSIVRQSHGRPVIGLGHSLGSVLTLQAALQRPELFSQMIMLDPPMIMGKEAFALHIAKTFRLKALDKMSPAGLSKRRRDHWDSREQAAELLRPKGFYQDFDADCFQAYIDHALQDDPIRGGVELTIPKMDEVAVFRTNPSLWWLPQAKPKIPVHLVVAKKGPFLARKFPQQVQKKFGIPFTVVDGGHMFPLEQPDQVAGLVKQLIQQQSA, encoded by the coding sequence ATGAAACCATTGATTCATTTCGCGCACGCCAATGGCGTGCCATCCAAAGTCTATCAAAAGCTGTTTGATGGATTACAAGATGATTACGATGTTATCTATGTGCCGCTTTTAGGGCCAGACAAGCGTTATCCGGTTGATAACCATTGGAAAAGCCTGACCCAGCAAGTGATTGACAGTATTGTACGTCAGTCACATGGGCGACCTGTCATTGGTCTGGGGCATTCTTTGGGATCTGTGTTAACTCTGCAGGCGGCTTTGCAGCGTCCGGAACTGTTTTCACAAATGATCATGCTGGACCCGCCGATGATTATGGGCAAAGAAGCCTTTGCCTTGCATATTGCGAAAACTTTTCGCTTAAAAGCATTGGATAAAATGTCTCCGGCCGGTCTGTCCAAACGCCGTCGTGACCATTGGGATTCACGTGAACAAGCCGCTGAATTGCTGCGCCCTAAAGGTTTTTATCAGGATTTTGATGCAGATTGCTTCCAAGCTTATATTGACCATGCCTTGCAGGATGATCCCATCCGGGGTGGGGTAGAACTCACTATTCCTAAAATGGATGAGGTCGCAGTCTTTAGAACCAATCCGTCACTATGGTGGTTGCCTCAGGCAAAACCCAAAATTCCTGTGCATTTAGTTGTGGCTAAGAAAGGTCCATTTCTGGCCCGCAAGTTCCCGCAGCAAGTGCAAAAGAAATTTGGTATTCCTTTTACCGTGGTGGATGGTGGACATATGTTCCCATTGGAACAACCTGATCAAGTAGCTGGCTTGGTCAAACAGCTGATTCAGCAACAGTCTGCTTGA
- a CDS encoding RNA polymerase sigma factor, translating into MDLAPKQLQTHDVSILKSTAEARLKNFMQDVTGRALVMMESATQGHHGIAMDLVQEAFISLHKSYAEKSTEEWYPLFYTILNNKLQDWRRKESRRGQMFSFFKKVSLDDDEIEFDDVVDESTPTPLDFLDQAVTAEEIQEAIAKLPVRQQQAFMLRAWEGFDTHTTAQIMNCTEGSVKTHYHRAIQGLRASLAHLNPYLGGSSE; encoded by the coding sequence ATGGATTTAGCACCAAAACAGTTGCAAACACACGATGTAAGTATTCTGAAGAGTACGGCTGAAGCACGTCTGAAGAATTTCATGCAGGATGTGACTGGGCGTGCTTTGGTGATGATGGAAAGTGCGACTCAAGGTCATCATGGTATTGCCATGGATCTGGTTCAGGAAGCTTTCATTTCCTTACACAAATCCTATGCAGAAAAAAGCACTGAAGAATGGTATCCCCTGTTTTATACCATTCTCAACAATAAGTTACAGGACTGGCGCCGTAAAGAGTCACGGCGTGGTCAAATGTTTTCATTTTTCAAAAAAGTCAGTCTTGATGACGACGAAATTGAATTTGATGATGTCGTCGATGAATCAACACCAACGCCGCTGGACTTTCTCGATCAGGCAGTCACTGCTGAAGAAATCCAGGAAGCGATTGCAAAATTGCCTGTACGTCAGCAGCAGGCATTTATGCTCAGAGCCTGGGAAGGATTTGATACGCATACCACCGCACAAATTATGAACTGCACAGAAGGCAGTGTAAAAACCCATTATCACCGTGCTATCCAAGGCTTACGTGCCTCTTTAGCACATTTAAATCCATATCTGGGAGGGTCATCCGAATGA
- a CDS encoding DUF3106 domain-containing protein, with amino-acid sequence MAAKKLAIAFCAFSFLQTSFAGFERFWLFSKDANTQVTDTWDSLSDSEQLALIKRYQSLKEIPEQQRVSLQQRMDWFTQLPDAEKQRMRETWQMMSSQERKELGARMQKASPEQRLAIREEYILKYQQVTQQPNSH; translated from the coding sequence ATGGCAGCTAAAAAATTGGCGATTGCTTTTTGTGCATTCAGTTTTCTGCAAACCAGCTTTGCAGGATTTGAACGTTTTTGGCTATTTTCCAAAGATGCGAATACCCAAGTAACTGATACTTGGGATAGTCTTTCTGATTCTGAACAATTGGCACTGATTAAACGTTATCAATCTTTAAAAGAAATCCCCGAACAACAACGTGTCAGCTTGCAGCAGCGTATGGACTGGTTTACCCAACTCCCTGATGCGGAAAAGCAGAGAATGCGTGAAACATGGCAAATGATGAGCAGCCAGGAACGTAAAGAACTGGGCGCACGTATGCAAAAAGCGTCTCCTGAGCAACGCCTCGCCATTCGTGAAGAATATATTCTCAAATATCAGCAAGTGACTCAGCAGCCTAACTCGCATTAA